The following coding sequences are from one Lolium rigidum isolate FL_2022 chromosome 6, APGP_CSIRO_Lrig_0.1, whole genome shotgun sequence window:
- the LOC124659693 gene encoding uncharacterized protein LOC124659693 encodes MDPTEPRWRMNSSFSPPVSRGWDCMYSSDGLPHRTHDAPHDHPPYVSSLSSHSKGSRSAFGSDQYLNHHHSVSDGALSYFGSPVDSLQAPRWTPSLQRFDLGEFSTPAGGPKPESSDHLQSSERHLTAVSSFSSASPFSETSQMASSSKRPASHLPRNHLGRRSFMSTPVYPLVFRNPVSEAGASGMPEASNAGRTTPSDDSQVSPVWRRSLTSPELKFHDTLSELRKMEASPGPNTSSRREGFRWSSASSYDFGYDGEAIDISDHISVESQRSPTSSVSSLKCGLCERFLRQKSPWSSNRIVRNTNMPVAAVLPCRHVFHADCLEESTPKSEVHEPPCPLCVRATDSEGCVSFSEPLHVALRSARRNQSISFSSGGAGGSSSGNPPRHDHVLKRNQSALVPRRSGSLFRNRLKKQFPFKGRIGKEFFGGRVFRKVGSTSSSGQQDEAAKPDDQSMK; translated from the exons ATGGATCCTACAGAGCCTCGCTGGCGGATGAATTCGAGCTTCTCTCCTCCCGTGTCCAGGGGATGGGACTGCATGTACTCATCAGACGGATTGCCTCATAGGACTCATGATGCTCCACATGATCATCCACCTTATGTCTCATCACTATCATCACATAGTAAAGGAAGTAGAAGTGCATTTGGCAGTGACCAGTACCTGAATCACCACCACTCTGTATCTGATGGGGCACTTTCTTATTTTGGTAGTCCTGTTGACAGCCTTCAGGCTCCACGTTGGACACCCTCTCTTCAGAGATTTGATCTTGGCGAGTTCTCTACACCTGCAGGAG GACCAAAACCTGAAAGTTCTGATCATCTCCAATCCAGCGAG AGACATTTAACTGCTGTGAGCAGTTTCAGTTCTGCATCTCCATTCTCAGAAACAAGTCAGATGGCATCTTCTAGTAAACGACCAGCTTCACATCTACCTCGCAATCATCTGGGAAGGCGATCCTTTATGTCAACACCAGTGTACCCGCTAGTCTTCCGCAATCCAGTGTCAGAAGCAGGAGCCTCTGGGATGCCCGAGGCCAGTAATGCTGGGCGTACCACGCCGAGTGACGACAGCCAAGTTTCTCCTGTATGGCGACGCAGTTTGACGAGTCCTGAGCTCAAGTTTCATGACACACTGAGTGAACTTCGGAAGATGGAAGCTTCTCCTGGGCCGAACACAAGCTCAAGGAGGGAAGGATTCAGATGGAGCAGTGCTAGCAGCTATGATTTTGGATATGATGGAGAGGCCATTGATATTTCAGATCATATCAGTGTTGAATCCCAAAGATCCCCGACAAGTTCAGTGAGTTCCCTGAAATGTGGCTTATGCGAGAGATTCCTTCGGCAGAAATCACCATGGAGCTCAAATCGGATAGTCCGGAATACCAACATGCCAGTAGCAGCAGTGCTCCCATGCCGACATGTCTTCCATGCAGATTGCCTGGAGGAAAGCACTCCCAAGAGCGAAGTTCACGAGCCACCTTGCCCACTGTGTGTACGAGCTACTGATAGTGAAGGATGTGTATCATTCTCGGAGCCTCTACATGTTGCCCTCAGATCCGCTcgcaggaatcaaagcattagttTCTCTTCAGGTGGTGCTGGTGGGAGTAGCAGCGGAAACCCTCCTCGCCATGATCATGTCCTGAAGAGAAATCAGTCAGCGCTTGTGCCCAGGCGAAGCGGGTCACTGTTCCGCAACCGCTTGAAGAAGCAGTTCCCCTTCAAGGGGAGGATTGGTAAGGAGTTCTTCGGTGGTAGAGTTTTCAGGAAGGTTGGCTCAACGTCGTCTTCAGGTCAACAGGACGAGGCAGCAAAACCTGATGACCAATCCATGAAGTAG